A segment of the Polyodon spathula isolate WHYD16114869_AA chromosome 1, ASM1765450v1, whole genome shotgun sequence genome:
TCTATTCTCCATCCTTGGAAACGAATGAAAATGACACAAACCAGAAATACAAGTAAAAAGCTAGCACTGAATATAAACAGACTTTTAAATGGTGCAAGGTCCTTACAGGCGGATGTGTCAAACAGGCGGACAGAGGAGTTGAAGAACGAAGGTGGGGTGTTACAAATATATTGTGAATTCAATCTGGGAACACTTGTATTGGTCTTATTTAGCCAATTCACAAACCAAAACATACTTTCACATGTACAGTCGAAAGGATTCTTCTCCAAATACAGTGTCTGCAAGTTTTTGAAGACTGTCTCAAACACATTGTTTTCCACTGACGTAATGAGATTTTTTTGAAGGTTAAGCACCCGTAGAGACTTTAGGTCATCAAAAGTGAACTTTAGAAGAACATTGAGGTTATTTGGACCTAAATCAAGTTGAACCAGCTTAAAGAGTCCTCTGAATGCATCAACAGGGATCTCATCTAAACCATTAGAGTCCAGTTGAAGTATCTGAAGGTTAGCCAAACCCTTGAGGAATAGCAGTGGACCCCCAGGGTTACCATTTTTCCAAAGGCGGGCTAAGTTATTGTGCTGCAGCTTCAAGATTTTCAAGTGCTGGAGTCCACTGAACAGAGCCTCATTAATGTTAGCTATGTTGTTGTTGCTGAGGTCAAGCACTGTAAGGTTCTGGAGGGGCTGAAACGGAGAAGGACTCAAATCCAGAGTTCCAGACAGTGTGCGTCCAAGCATTAGAGTTCTTAGAGTAGGGGTATGGATAAAAGATGAAGATGACAAGGTGATTTTTTGGTTGTAAGACAGGAAAATCTCCTCAATACTGCTAAGCCCTCTAAATTCTTCTCCAGTTAAAGTCTGAATGATCGCATTATGACCCAGGTATAGCTTACTTAGATTTCTGAACCATGTGAAAGCTCCATTCTCCAGTTTTGAGATTCCAATTCCTGTCAGGTTAAGGAACACGAGAGGTGACTGGGCCAGAGAGAAGAGTGTTTTATTGGTAATGGTTTTTAAATTCATGGAACAGCTGCTCAAACTCAAATATTTAAGGCTTTTTAAACCAGAGAAAGTTTCCTCTGTAATGCCTCTGAAAACGTTTCCATCCATTAGCAGATGTTCCAGGTTTATAAACCACTGAAAGGAGAAATCATCGAGTAtgggtgtttttttatgttttgtcagGGATTTCTTAAGATTTAAGAAATTTAGGGTTGACaagtttgaaaatgtgtttttggttaAATGTGCAATGCTGTTCTCCTCAAGGGATAAATATTCTAATTTCTGAAGCCACTGAAATGAACCATCGTTTATAGTAGACAATCCATTTTTGGAAAGATCCAGAGCCGTAAGGTTAGTTGCTTTAAGCCCTTTAAAGGTGCTGTTAAGTATTTTTGAAAGACGTGTGCCCTGCAATGAAAGGTTACGGAGAGCAGTTCCTGACAGCTCATTACAGAGTTTCTCTGTTAAAACAGAATCAAGTTTGGTGTGATCCATTACTAGTCCATGCAGTTGCCTAATGGAGCGGAAGCATCCCGgctcaaactaaaaaaaaagggaGAAGAATTTAAGTCTGGAGAAATCAATAAAATCAAAGGTTAATTCACCAAGCCACTAAATCAGGGGTAGACAACCCAGGCCTTTCCAGTTCTGgtctctatttattttttttttaattatgaaacatcAAAGGTTCTAATCATTTAGGTATAAAATTCCTATTTGGTTTTGAACTGAATATTGTTTTGAAAAACTACTTTAtttgttagtaaaaaaaaaaaacacatggtgcaGCAGTTTTAACTCAGCACATAGTGTATGTACTTTCTATATAATGTTATTCCTTTCATCACATTACTTAGTCGTGAGTAAGAATTAACTTGAATGATTTTACAATACTTGTAGTAATATGCACAACGGTGTGTTTACTCATGTATTACAACAGAAGACACACCTGTTTCAGTGGAAGggaagacagttccagcagtttCAGTGAGGTGTTGCTCAGACAGGAAAACTCATCTTTCTTAAGCACAGATATTTTATTTCCTGACAGGATAAGTTCCTGAAGATTCTGCAGTTGCGTATGGGTTCCCAGGTTAGCGGTTGTCAGGTCATTGCGAGACACGTCCAATTTTCTcaaattctacaaaaaaaaaagactatgtaTAACAAGTAAATTTCTGCATGTTATTCAGAATCTCCCCAAAAATTTCAAAAAACTGGAAAGGCTAGAACTTGTCAACACATTTGTTTACCAGACTAAAGGCAGAATTCCAAACTTTAGTGGGGAATACTTGTTTTACTGCTTAATAAAGCATACCAGGATTTATTTTGATCAATAATCAATCACATGTAAATAAAACCAACGTCAATACTGCTCCTCATGGTTGATTGGGTTGTGGGTGACTATGTTAGCAATATACTATAATCCCCCAACAAGAATATCAGTAACACATTACAAGTCTCAGGAGAATGATAACATGTCCTGTAGAACAGCATATCATAACATGCCACTAAATATTTCAGACTTGTGGGTCCCTAGATGTAACCTTTACTAGCTTACCCAATCAGGTGTCAGTGCCAGGCACTACATTTGTATAACAGTACATTCTTGTAACacacatgcatatttttttttttattattattattatttgtattgggccctattcacaaaactttttaTGACTGTTCTGAGGTATGTATTTGAAGGAAAGTGCAAATATACACACTGCTCTTTCAcacatgctctacccgggtcagctacgtgatttcacactgcttttgataaagtggGGTTGACCTGGATGACAGGCGCAAGTACACAATACGCGTATCAATGctccggaagcagcttgttacagacgcttccatccaagcttctctggattgaaccatcggcccaaatgttgactagagcaaatgtttcttcatccctgctgaaatctggctcatggtgtgtctcaagcaacaaaaatatggctaaagaGAATAATCAAAAACATTGCCTGTGGAAGTGAAACGTTCACACAGGCGTGGCGGTTTGTGAAAGGTGCTTTAGATTgaataggttttttgttttttaattatataaacttTTAGCCATCTCCATTAAACCGTAATACTAATGCTAAGGAACATGtgttaaaatatatctataatgTGTATTTACTTCTTCTACTGATGTGTTGTGGTCATCATCACCTCATTAAACCTATTACGTTTATAAATTTAGATCAGTAATATTCATAGCCATAGTCACATGTCCAATGGAAAAGTAAATACACGAAGGGGGTGGAATTATCCTGTCGTGTTTTGTCTGGtatttttactgcagtgaaagtgacatctagtggtgaaatgcaaaaaaaaaataaacagctttctgCACAGCTCAAATATTAATCTGCATATTATATTATGAAGGAAGCTTGTGTCTCAAAAcctctgaagtgttttttttttttttttttttttttttttttttttttctgatagtttGCACAGGCTAAACAGCAGttgtaaacagacaccaaggaattCTTATTTGAGTGTAAAATTGACCATGATTGTGAGCTTAAAAAAAACCCTTCCTACCAAAATCCTACCTCTAGGCTTCCAAAAGGATCTCCTTTGAGTTTAATCTTGTTGGATGATAGGTTCAGTTCACTGAGGTTAGAGCAGTAAGCAAAATCTTTCTCAGACAACTCGTACACTTCATTGTGCTCCAATTTCAATTCCCGGAGGAGTGGCATTGGCTGGCACAAGCCTTGTATTTTCTTGATTGAGTTAAACCCTGCATTAAGATAAACAAGCTGCTTGTATTGTGACATAATAGAAGTGGGCAACTCCTTCAGCTGGTTATGTGACAGGTCCAAGGTGGTTATATTGTCAGGAAGATATGAAGGAACTTCCTTGAGCTTCAGGTGACTACAGTCTGCACTCTGATCTTTAACCTCACACCCCATCTTCTTGTATTCCACAAAGCAGAGGCAGGGGGTTAAAAGTcccacacacaaactgaacaagCAAAAACAGATGTTCATGGTTTCAGGATCTCTAACAGACTTGtcctgaaaaatacaataaaaggcaTTTAAAACGTTAGCTCAGTTAGATGAGAGGAAAAGAATACGATTTGTATATTGGTTACATAATATCTGTGGATAGAGTGCTGTATATGCACCTAATATACAAAGATGCGTATAGTCCTAATATTCAAAGATGTGTATATTGTGCACAAGCCATCTGTCAAGTTCCAGCTCTTAGTAAACAAAGAACATATGCAAACAACAAATGCAAACGTTTCCTCATTTTATGTGCACAATGTGTGCATTTTATGTGAACAAATACCGGTAGTGAGAAGGATTTGGGTAGCTGCATAGATAACTGcagaactgaaatatcttgtgGTTCTCAGAGtaaaattttatatttttggattttctttttttttgaagtaTACGATACAAGTAATCCTTTTGAACCAAATTTCAGATGATGGGCCCTGTACAAAATTCACTGTTAGTAAATGTTATTGATGTCCGATTTATGTATTTTGCAATTCCCTAAATCTGAATTATGTTCAGCATCAGTAATAATGGTGTGTCAGTGAAACTCATCATAACATTAAACAATGAACAATAAGATTCGCTGCTGTCCTTATCAGGTCATTCCATATGAAATCAATCTTCAAAAACCTCGACCTCCTTTGATTTGTGATTTTTAAGAAAAAAGTCCTTTTGCCTTTGGGAGCGGTGGTTCAGTGTGACCTCCCGTTCATGAGATACAGTTCATCAAAGCTGACCCATTTTGGACCCCCCACCTAACCTTTCCATGGTCATAACTTCCTCCATAATTGACACAGAAAGGTAGATTTGGTGTCGTTTTAAGGCTCTAGAAAGACAATATATCCAAAAGTTTACAAAATCAGAGGCGGTCAAGTgaaaaatggcatttttttttttttttttttttttttattgatttcatgtCCCTATCTATAATCAAGATGAGaattttttgtaaataagaaatgtttgtctaattgtATTGCCTATTCTTACCATTTGAtgttttttatggaaaaaaaaatactgccatGTTCTGTCCAAAAGGGGCTACTTAATACCAAAACATTTGGAATACATAATTGTTGGTCTGGTATGcacaaatgttaaacaaaatgcttagtttaatataaatatatagactTCAGAATCAAATGAAACCTACAGGGTGTGTTTCAGACTCTCCTGTTATTAGTGTGTACCTTACAGGTTAATTTCCAAAAATATGCGGTTACCAGTATATGgtttaacttaaaaaataaaacttagactttactgttttaaagaaaacattattactattgttattatttctttctttcttagcagaGGTCCTTATCCAGAGTGActtacagttattaaaaatatcACAATGCAGATAATCACATTACAGAAAGGGCTTGACATGGTCTGCACTGGGGTTTCTAcctgtctaatatatatatatatatatatatatatatatatatatatatatatataatgtgtgtatgtgcgtgtgtgtgtatgtgttagttTCACAGCAGTTTTGGAATCTTATGATTAGTTACCGAGTTGGAACACACGCACAGTTAttagtttatgtatttaaaaaaaaaaaaaaaaaaaagtctgtcactACACCTCAGCGGTTCGGCTTGAATCATGGTGTAGCAGGTCTGTCCTAAAGagacaaaaaaatgaatatttccaCATTGATTGTTTACAATCATTCGGTCAGTATTTTCTTAGCGCCTttcataaagcgctttacaagaacAACAaggaaatccataatacttcaaatacagagaaatgcacaaTACATGACATACAGTGGATATACAAGAGTAAAAGTCAAGTGTATTTGCCCATTTTGTGATGCGGGAGGTGCAGTTGAAAAAAATAGCAGTGCTGAGAGGCACTGTGCAACAGtacataaatattttcaaaaaaactttTCCTGCAGGAAGCAATCTCTGTGAACTAAAACATGACTTTGCAT
Coding sequences within it:
- the LOC121320411 gene encoding toll-like receptor 3, which encodes MNICFCLFSLCVGLLTPCLCFVEYKKMGCEVKDQSADCSHLKLKEVPSYLPDNITTLDLSHNQLKELPTSIMSQYKQLVYLNAGFNSIKKIQGLCQPMPLLRELKLEHNEVYELSEKDFAYCSNLSELNLSSNKIKLKGDPFGSLENLRKLDVSRNDLTTANLGTHTQLQNLQELILSGNKISVLKKDEFSCLSNTSLKLLELSSLPLKQFEPGCFRSIRQLHGLVMDHTKLDSVLTEKLCNELSGTALRNLSLQGTRLSKILNSTFKGLKATNLTALDLSKNGLSTINDGSFQWLQKLEYLSLEENSIAHLTKNTFSNLSTLNFLNLKKSLTKHKKTPILDDFSFQWFINLEHLLMDGNVFRGITEETFSGLKSLKYLSLSSCSMNLKTITNKTLFSLAQSPLVFLNLTGIGISKLENGAFTWFRNLSKLYLGHNAIIQTLTGEEFRGLSSIEEIFLSYNQKITLSSSSFIHTPTLRTLMLGRTLSGTLDLSPSPFQPLQNLTVLDLSNNNIANINEALFSGLQHLKILKLQHNNLARLWKNGNPGGPLLFLKGLANLQILQLDSNGLDEIPVDAFRGLFKLVQLDLGPNNLNVLLKFTFDDLKSLRVLNLQKNLITSVENNVFETVFKNLQTLYLEKNPFDCTCESMFWFVNWLNKTNTSVPRLNSQYICNTPPSFFNSSVRLFDTSACKDLAPFKSLFIFSASFLLVFLVCVIFIRFQGWRIEFFWNVFVNRVLGYTEVDIGENRFEYDAYIIYARKDMDWIERNFMPLENNDQAVYRFCFDDRDFVAGTSELDAVVRSMSRSRKIIFVVTEALLKDPWCSRFKVHHAIHQAIEQSRDSIVLIFLEDIPDYKLYQSLFLRRGMIKSCCILHWPVQRDRVKAFRQKMKVALGSSNRMQQ